Proteins encoded within one genomic window of Oncorhynchus nerka isolate Pitt River linkage group LG9b, Oner_Uvic_2.0, whole genome shotgun sequence:
- the LOC115114247 gene encoding histamine N-methyltransferase-like: MSYAMRSLVEDDNRYLKSFQLFWECSSEHQCMQDFIHVILPDILASIGEGKANLNVMGVGSGAGEVDLEMFSELRLKHLAVTVDNQVVEPSAQQLHLYKVLVSQKPNLDYIKFTWNKMTATEFEKDWREKNYTKKMDFIHMIQMLYYVKDPCATVSFYQSLLDKKGKLLIILVSGESGWGKHWKTFKTQLCNTESSHTVTTGDIKTYLDSKTVSYQSYELPSQIDITECFTEGDQRGELLLDFLTEVLNFSSTAPAELKARALELLRHSDCSKEVEGRVIFNNTLGVLVVDPLQ; this comes from the exons ATGTCCTATGCTATGAGGAGTCTGGTGGAGGATGATAACAGATACCTCAAGTCCTTCCAGTTGTTCTGGGAATGCTCCTCTGAACATCAGTGCATGCAGGACTTCATCCACGTCATCCTGCCTGACATACTAGCCAG CATTGGAGAGGGAAAAGCCAATCTTAATGTGATGGGAGTCGGAAGTGGAGCAG GTGAGGTTGACCTGGAGATGTTCTCAGAGCTGCGCCTGAAGCATCTTGCCGTAACCGTGGACAATCAGGTGGTGGAGCCCAGCGCGCAGCAGTTACACCTTTATAAGG TTTTGGTGTCCCAGAAACCAAATCTAGATTACATTAAATTCACCTGGAATAAGATGACTGCCACTGAGTTTGAGAAGGACTGGCGAGAGAAGAACTATACCAAGAAGATGGACTTCATACACATGATACAG ATGTTGTATTATGTGAAGGATCCTTGTGCTACAGTGTCATTCTACCAGAGTCTCCTGGACAAGAAAGGAAAACTACTCATCATTCTGGTGTCTG GTGAGAGTGGCTGGGGGAAGCATTGGAAGACCTTCAAGACCCAGCTGTGTAACACAGAGAGCAGTCACACTGTCACTACAGGTGATATTAAAACCTACCTGGACTCTAAGACCGTGAGTTACCAGAGCTACGAGCTACCTTCTCAGATTGATATCACAGAGTGTTTCACTGAGGgggaccagagaggagagctactGCTAGACTTCCTGACTGAGGTGTTGAACTTCAGCAGCACGGCTCCTGCAGAGCTGAAGGCTAGAGCTCTGGAGCTGCTGAGACACTCAGACTGTAGTAAAGAGGTAGAGGGAAGGGTTATCTTCAATAATACCCTGGGCGTGCTGGTCGTTGACCCTCTACAGTAA